From the Candidatus Bathyarchaeia archaeon genome, the window CCAGAAAAGGTAGACTTTGGTCGCGCGCGCTAACAAAAGAGTTAATCTTCTCTTTGCACGAGGTAGAACAAGTTCTCATCTGGATCCGCAAATATGGCTGCGTAGCCGCCCCAGTACTGCTTTTTAGGTGCTTCAACAAAGTTGACACCCTTATCATACCAAACCAGCCTCAGAATCAAAAACAATGGTAGCCCGGGAGAGATTCGAACTCTCGTCAGCGGGTCCAGAGCCTGTCATTCTTGCTA encodes:
- a CDS encoding VOC family protein, with protein sequence MILRLVWYDKGVNFVEAPKKQYWGGYAAIFADPDENLFYLVQRED